The following are from one region of the Planctomycetia bacterium genome:
- a CDS encoding 2OG-Fe(II) oxygenase family protein: MEKQVAFAFPTPIGHFEVPDSEAVNRELRRLILEKATTVPSENYSNTGGWHSKADALEWPRAEIKILKAWIFEAVQHMVKTTFEMMEGANIRTSGTGNLKVVGWANICRTGDYHRIHNHPGSAWSGVYYVSGGTDAPEHPLSGQLELLDPRPFTEMVSTPGSPFGQKLLVKAQSGMMVLFPGWLYHCVNPYFGAGERISIAFNALPV; encoded by the coding sequence ATGGAAAAGCAGGTCGCCTTTGCCTTCCCCACGCCGATTGGACATTTTGAGGTTCCGGATTCCGAAGCCGTGAACCGGGAACTGCGCCGCCTGATTCTCGAGAAGGCGACGACCGTGCCCTCGGAGAATTACAGCAATACCGGGGGATGGCATTCCAAGGCCGACGCGCTCGAATGGCCGCGCGCCGAGATCAAGATCCTCAAGGCGTGGATCTTCGAGGCCGTGCAACACATGGTGAAGACGACGTTCGAGATGATGGAAGGTGCGAACATTCGCACGAGTGGAACCGGCAACCTGAAGGTCGTTGGCTGGGCCAACATCTGTCGGACAGGCGACTATCACCGCATTCACAATCATCCTGGCAGCGCTTGGTCCGGAGTCTATTACGTGAGCGGCGGGACCGACGCCCCGGAGCATCCACTGAGCGGGCAACTCGAATTGCTCGATCCCCGACCGTTCACCGAGATGGTTTCTACTCCCGGCAGCCCGTTCGGACAAAAGTTGCTGGTGAAGGCCCAGTCCGGCATGATGGTCCTGTTCCCGGGATGGCTCTACCACTGTGTGAATCCCTACTTTGGCGCCGGCGAACGGATTTCCATCGCCTTCAATGCCTTGCCCGTCTAG
- a CDS encoding class I SAM-dependent methyltransferase, protein MTLDNRLFSEKFPRSSKYHPEWVVGSASGGANALWLTEWLAEAMDLRPGMRVLDLGCGRAMSSIFLHREFGVQVWATDLWFDASENLQRIRDAGAEDGVFPIHADARSLPYAADFFDAIVSIDSFIYYGTDDMYLSYLARLVKPGGPIGIAGAGLVREIEGALPDHLRAWWTPELWSLHSANWWRRHWERTGIMEIDTADTMPDGWQLWRDWHKLVAPHNEAEINTLGADRGEYLGYVRHVGRRRADAQLEEPIATIPMQYAKMPLLRGE, encoded by the coding sequence ATGACATTGGACAATCGATTATTCTCCGAGAAGTTTCCTCGCTCATCGAAGTATCATCCCGAATGGGTTGTTGGCAGCGCTAGTGGCGGCGCCAATGCTCTGTGGCTGACCGAATGGCTCGCGGAGGCGATGGACTTGCGGCCTGGGATGCGGGTGTTGGACCTTGGTTGCGGACGCGCGATGTCGTCGATCTTCCTGCACCGGGAGTTCGGCGTGCAGGTGTGGGCGACCGACCTGTGGTTCGACGCCTCGGAGAACCTCCAACGCATCCGGGATGCCGGCGCCGAGGATGGCGTCTTTCCCATTCATGCGGATGCCCGTTCGTTGCCGTACGCCGCGGACTTTTTCGATGCCATCGTGAGTATCGATTCGTTCATCTACTACGGCACGGACGACATGTATCTGAGCTACCTCGCTCGATTGGTAAAGCCAGGAGGCCCGATCGGTATTGCGGGCGCCGGGCTCGTGAGGGAAATCGAAGGGGCCCTGCCCGATCATCTGCGCGCGTGGTGGACGCCGGAACTCTGGAGCCTGCATTCGGCGAACTGGTGGCGGCGGCATTGGGAACGGACCGGCATCATGGAAATTGATACCGCCGATACGATGCCCGATGGCTGGCAACTTTGGCGCGACTGGCACAAGTTGGTAGCCCCACACAACGAAGCCGAAATCAACACGCTGGGCGCGGATCGCGGCGAATACCTGGGCTACGTTCGGCACGTCGGTCGCCGGCGCGCCGACGCGCAGCTCGAAGAACCGATCGCGACGATCCCCATGCAGTACGCGAAAATGCCTCTCCTCCGGGGCGAATAG
- a CDS encoding TIGR01777 family oxidoreductase, with protein MNISEAFPFGRIVIAGGSGFLGTSLAAHLAELGAEVVVLSRGNAQVHGAVRYIHWDARTLGDWQAALDGASALVNLAGRSVDCIKTPDHMDEIVRSRVEATRVLGQAVRNVAAPPPVWVQMSTAHIYGDAPELICTEDSAFGYGLAPHVGCAWEEAFRASVLPTQRGVVLRTSFVIGRNRGVGAGALDRLRTVVKLGLGGRVGSGRQGISWIHEHDLHRIVDRAVVNPEMHGAYIASSPHPVSQVEFMRALRRTMRMPVGLPATAWMVRFGAHYFLHTDPELALYGRYVIPQRLLDQGFEFRFDHLEEALGEALAIRPAGSATSPALP; from the coding sequence ATGAACATCAGCGAAGCATTTCCATTTGGCCGCATCGTCATCGCGGGCGGTAGCGGCTTCCTTGGAACTTCGCTCGCCGCGCACCTGGCCGAGCTTGGCGCCGAAGTGGTCGTGCTGTCGCGCGGCAATGCACAGGTTCATGGGGCCGTTCGATACATTCATTGGGACGCCCGCACGCTCGGTGACTGGCAGGCTGCGCTCGACGGGGCATCGGCGCTAGTGAACCTCGCCGGGCGCAGCGTGGATTGCATCAAGACGCCCGACCACATGGACGAAATCGTGCGCTCTCGCGTCGAGGCGACACGCGTTTTGGGTCAGGCAGTGCGAAACGTCGCCGCTCCGCCGCCGGTCTGGGTGCAGATGAGCACCGCCCATATTTATGGCGACGCGCCAGAGTTGATCTGTACCGAGGATTCGGCGTTTGGCTATGGACTTGCTCCGCACGTCGGTTGCGCCTGGGAAGAAGCGTTCCGCGCAAGCGTGTTGCCAACTCAACGCGGCGTCGTGCTGAGAACCAGTTTCGTGATTGGCAGAAACCGCGGCGTTGGCGCCGGCGCGCTCGACCGATTGCGAACGGTGGTGAAACTCGGCCTAGGCGGTCGCGTCGGCTCCGGCCGACAAGGCATCAGTTGGATTCACGAACACGACCTGCATCGCATCGTAGATCGCGCGGTCGTCAATCCAGAGATGCACGGCGCCTACATCGCTTCGTCTCCCCATCCAGTTTCTCAAGTCGAATTCATGCGCGCGTTGCGTCGCACCATGCGCATGCCTGTCGGGCTGCCGGCAACGGCTTGGATGGTCCGGTTCGGCGCACACTACTTTCTGCACACGGATCCAGAACTTGCGCTATACGGACGTTACGTGATTCCCCAGCGTCTGCTGGACCAAGGCTTCGAGTTTCGGTTCGACCACCTCGAAGAGGCGTTAGGCGAGGCACTAGCGATTCGGCCGGCTGGCAGTGCTACTTCGCCGGCTCTTCCTTAA
- a CDS encoding VOC family protein encodes MKELDPSIAYVGASGYLHLYFETDDIAALAAQYRANGVEFVKDVHDTAWSTREFVIRDDQGHTLYFGEPLEPSADSE; translated from the coding sequence GTGAAAGAGCTGGATCCTTCGATTGCTTACGTCGGCGCCAGCGGGTATTTGCACCTTTACTTCGAGACCGACGATATCGCCGCGCTAGCCGCTCAGTACCGGGCGAATGGCGTCGAGTTCGTGAAGGATGTTCACGACACGGCTTGGAGTACGCGCGAGTTCGTCATTCGTGACGATCAGGGGCACACGCTCTACTTTGGTGAACCGCTGGAACCGTCGGCCGATTCTGAATAG
- a CDS encoding SRPBCC family protein, with protein MARFRLVTDIAAPIDVCFDLACDIDFHTRSLVGTGERAVAGRTTGLIGPGESVTWEARHLGIRQRLTVEVTTFERPGYFRDVMTAGAFRSFAHDHRFEAQDGRTTMTDEVEFRSPLGPLGWLVDRLYLTGYLRRLLEGRCQAIKREAESVAQREA; from the coding sequence ATGGCCAGGTTCCGACTCGTCACAGACATCGCCGCACCGATCGACGTGTGCTTCGACTTGGCGTGCGATATCGACTTCCACACCCGCTCTTTGGTGGGCACCGGCGAGCGTGCGGTCGCCGGGCGGACGACGGGGCTGATCGGACCGGGAGAATCGGTCACCTGGGAGGCCCGGCACCTGGGCATCCGCCAGCGACTGACCGTCGAGGTGACGACTTTCGAGCGCCCCGGATACTTCCGGGATGTGATGACGGCTGGAGCGTTCCGATCGTTCGCGCATGACCACCGGTTCGAGGCGCAGGACGGCCGCACGACAATGACGGACGAGGTGGAGTTCCGATCTCCGCTCGGCCCGCTCGGGTGGCTGGTCGACCGCTTGTATCTGACCGGCTACCTGCGGCGGTTGCTGGAGGGCCGGTGCCAGGCCATCAAGCGCGAGGCGGAGTCGGTGGCTCAGAGGGAGGCTTAA
- a CDS encoding nucleotidyl transferase AbiEii/AbiGii toxin family protein has protein sequence MKNLFKGARILSLRLGGGRQSLDLDANLRTSFIEQFQDRNDLQRELERAMVLAIRRRFDEQDPVRFELTRLRVTSHPPQSHPLGWDAFVAKLSVEDRTQAVRGLPAIALDLAAPEELRETSVGRIKIGGHEVHAYTLERIAGEKLRAFLSSLPTYLAKKERSAGAVRAKDLYDISRIRQARGLQNEEFWHSVGLEFKLACKSRYVDCDGLSSFHEQWDVTRRTYSAGIIPSDISFDEVEKTIDEIVEFFARVGIIPFQFPMPRQGKT, from the coding sequence GTGAAGAACCTTTTTAAGGGAGCCCGCATCCTCAGTCTGCGGCTAGGTGGCGGACGGCAGTCTCTGGATCTTGATGCGAACCTCCGTACTTCGTTCATCGAACAATTCCAGGATCGGAACGATCTACAGCGTGAATTGGAGCGAGCAATGGTCCTCGCGATTCGACGCCGCTTTGATGAACAAGATCCAGTTCGATTTGAGCTTACGCGCCTTCGCGTTACTTCGCATCCTCCACAGAGCCATCCATTGGGTTGGGACGCATTTGTAGCAAAGTTGAGTGTCGAAGACCGCACGCAAGCGGTGAGAGGCCTTCCAGCGATAGCGCTCGACCTGGCAGCTCCGGAAGAACTCCGGGAGACGTCCGTAGGAAGAATCAAGATTGGCGGCCACGAAGTCCATGCCTACACGCTCGAACGCATCGCGGGAGAAAAGCTGCGGGCCTTCTTGAGTTCGCTGCCCACGTACCTCGCGAAAAAGGAGCGATCGGCAGGAGCCGTTCGGGCAAAAGACCTCTATGACATCTCCCGTATTCGTCAAGCTCGTGGTTTGCAGAACGAAGAATTTTGGCACTCGGTTGGGTTAGAGTTCAAACTTGCCTGCAAGAGTCGCTACGTGGACTGCGACGGCCTTTCATCGTTTCATGAGCAGTGGGATGTAACTCGAAGAACCTACTCGGCAGGAATTATTCCGTCCGACATTTCGTTTGACGAAGTCGAAAAAACGATCGACGAGATTGTCGAGTTCTTTGCACGTGTCGGAATCATTCCATTCCAATTCCCGATGCCTCGCCAAGGTAAAACTTGA